The following DNA comes from Polynucleobacter sp. MG-6-Vaara-E2.
ATTTTGTCCCCACTATTGTTTTATTTATGACAACTTATTCGTATCGGTAATGCTAAAGCAATTTAATCCAGAACCAATTTTTGCTTAGCAACGACTTCTTTGTAAACCGTGTACTCGGCTTTAATTTCTTTCGCAAAAGCATCTGGCCCATTTACATTAATGAGGGAGCCAGTATCTTCGATGCGTTTTTTCACGGCAGGGTCGTTGACCACCACTTTCAGTGCGGCGTAATACTTGTCCACCACATCCTTAGGCAAGCCTGCAGGCCCCAGGAAACCGTAATAGGCCATGCGGTTGACCGGTGCAAGACCAACCTCAGAAAAAGTTGGTACGTTTGGCAACTGCGCTAGGCGTTTAGGCGCCGCTATGACAATGGGAACTAGCTTGCCATCCTTAATAAACGGCAAAGAGGAAGGTAAGTTATCAAAAATCATCGACACTTGACCACCCACGGTATCCGCTAAAGCAGGACCTGCGCCACGGTAAGGAATATGAACAATGAATACGCCCGTCAGGCTTTTAAAGAGCTCAGTTTGAAGGTGGCCAATACCGCCTGTTCCAGAGCTTGAGTAGGAATACTTACCGGGGTTCGCTTTTAAGACCTGCATAAAAGTTTTGAAATCTTTTGCTGGAAATGCTGGATTTACTGCAATGATGTTCGGTGTTGCAGCAATATTACTAATGGCTGTGAAATCCGCAATCGGGTCGTAGCCAATCTTCGGATTGATTGCGGGATTGGCCGCAGTGGTTGATACCGTTGCCATGCCAATGGTGTAACCATCTTTTGGCGCCCTCATTACCTCAAGCGCACCGACTGATCCACCACCCCCTGCCTTGTTCTCAACAATCACCGGCTGGCCTAGTTGACGACCTAAAGCATCCCCAACAGCGCGGGCAATGATGTCAGTACTACCGCCCGGAGCAAAGGGAACGATTAGGCGGATAGGCTTGTTTGGAAAACTTTGAGCATGGGTAACTGAACACAAAATCAGACTAGTAAATAATGTTGCGAATGCGCTTTGTAACTTAGTTCTCATAACAATCCATTTCATATAATCACTGCCCCATAGGCTTAGGTAAATTGCCAGCATATTGATAAAGCTGCTCTTCATATTGCTTCAAGATTTCAGCAAGGGCTTGCTGCTGACCCAACACAAGCGCCTCAGGAGTATTGTCTTTAAGAGCAATACGCTTGGTATAACGGTTTGCACCAATTAAGGGATTGCCTTTGCCGGCGTTAGTGACTGTAAGGAAGAATTCAACACTGACAACCGCCTCAGGCTTGACGCGATAGTCACCATAAAACTCATTCACGGTAGCTTGCAATGTGTAATAGGAGAAAAAGCTGGAATTCAGCCCCACGGTTGCCGCAAAGATTCCGGCCTTATTC
Coding sequences within:
- a CDS encoding membrane integrity-associated transporter subunit PqiC → MIKYLLSFAFASALMACSLPSRAPVTPASWMVVPERTGAPLKLRSDFWLKVGSVSVAPPFDGKSLVYRISDQRYEKDFYNVYAAIPSEMIANSERDWLNKAGIFAATVGLNSSFFSYYTLQATVNEFYGDYRVKPEAVVSVEFFLTVTNAGKGNPLIGANRYTKRIALKDNTPEALVLGQQQALAEILKQYEEQLYQYAGNLPKPMGQ
- a CDS encoding tripartite tricarboxylate transporter substrate binding protein BugE, which codes for MKWIVMRTKLQSAFATLFTSLILCSVTHAQSFPNKPIRLIVPFAPGGSTDIIARAVGDALGRQLGQPVIVENKAGGGGSVGALEVMRAPKDGYTIGMATVSTTAANPAINPKIGYDPIADFTAISNIAATPNIIAVNPAFPAKDFKTFMQVLKANPGKYSYSSSGTGGIGHLQTELFKSLTGVFIVHIPYRGAGPALADTVGGQVSMIFDNLPSSLPFIKDGKLVPIVIAAPKRLAQLPNVPTFSEVGLAPVNRMAYYGFLGPAGLPKDVVDKYYAALKVVVNDPAVKKRIEDTGSLINVNGPDAFAKEIKAEYTVYKEVVAKQKLVLD